The candidate division WOR-3 bacterium genomic sequence TTACTTCGGAGATTATAACCTGTTCCACAACAACGACCAATCCCGCGCGATTTCGGTCGCCTACACCGACGAATTTTCTTTGACGGATATTGCAAACGGACTCTGGACAACTTACTCAGGGCAGGATTCTCATTCCATTGTCGTCTATGACGCCGCGAATATATTTGTCGATATGGTTCTTCATAATTTTCACCTTCTATCTTCCAGCCCTGCAATTGACAGCGCTTCTCCCGCATACGCTCCATCCTGGGACTTCGACGGAAACCCTCGACCTTTCGGCACCGGTTTCGATATCGGCGCGTATGAATATCAAGGTGTCGGAGTTGATGAGATTCAAAGATCGACAACCCTAAGAAGTATAGTTTTTCTTGTTCAAAACGAATCTCTGAAATTGAGTTTTAGTTTATTAAAAAAAGCTCAGGTCGATTTAGATATTTTCAGCATAGATGGACGAAAATTATCTAACCCGATATCTGGTGAATTAAATCCCGGTGAGTACCAATACAATTTCAATACCCATACAATAAACCTCGATTCGCAAGGATTGTATTTTGCTGTTCTCAATATTGGAGGAAAGTGGTTTTTGACGAAAATATTGATCTTGAATTGAACGTCAAAATTATCGTGATACAATTTATGATGTTGGTCAAAAAAATAAATTTATAAAAATACCTCTTGAATGGGTATTGTCAGGAGGAGCGATTAGATCGCTTTATTATTGCCGGACATTTCTGAACTGGTTTAAATCATTAAAAACCGCTAATATATGAAACAATTCATTCTTATTGGTATTGCCTCCGTCCTGTTTACAGTGTCATCCTACCATTTCTTTTTGTATTTTTATGTCAAAAAAAACGGTAAAAGAGATTTGTATTTTGCAATTTCCACTTTCGGAGGGGCTCTTTTTTCATTTTTTGCGTTTTTGATGTCTTCTGGAAAATCTCCCGAGGCGATACTGTGGTTACACAGAATCAGGATGTTGGGCTTGATGATATGCATCTGTGCGTGGGGGTATTGCTTGTATGATATCTATTTCAAAAAAAGTCTGGTCCCGAAAATTTACCTTATTTTCTCGATTTTAATAGCCTTGTCCCTGCCGACAAAAATTTTCCTTTCGCTTCCTGTTGTTGAATACACCGCGAGTTTCTTTTCTGTTGAATTTCATTATTGTTACGCGACGACAAGAATCATGTATTCTGTTTACGCTTTGTCCATACTTGTTTTTTTTATTTATTCACTCTTGCATGTCGCTTTCTGCAAGAAACCCTCGATATCGAGGATATACGGCCTTATGGCTTTTATCCCAGGAGTTATTGGAGGTATAAACGATTTCGCGGTGACACATGGATTCATAAAAAATATATTGATAAGCGAATATCTGGTTTTTGGATTTTTGCTTTCTATTTTTATTCTCTTTCTCAAAAAGGAAAAGGAAGATTATAACACTCTGAAGCATTTGAATTTGAAACTTGAGGAAGAAGTTCAGCAGAGGACCAAAGACCTCAAAAACTCACTTGAAAAGGTCAGGGTTTTAAGCGGAATGCTTCCAATATGCTCCAGGTGCAAAAAAATAAGAGACGACAAAGGTTATTGGAATCAAATCGAAGCTTACATAAGAGATCATTCCGAGGCGGAATTCACCCACAGCCTCTGCCCGGATTGCGCGAAGGAAATATTTCCTGGATTTGAAGATGAATGATCAGCATCGAATTTAAAACAAATGGATTAATCTAAAGGATAATAGAGTGGAAAACGCTTTTGTAGGCAGGCAGAAAGAATTCATAGAGTTGGAAAAATACCTCGAGGAAGCTGTCAACTTCAATGGAAAAGCGGTGTTGATTAAAGGAGAAACAGGGGTGGGTAAAACCACCCTTCTCAAGAAATTTTCAGATTACGTCAGAGAACAAAATTTAAACCTATTGAACGCAAAATCCTACATGGACGACGTAGGGGGATATACGCCATTCATAAGAAGCCTTGAGGATTTTATTGAAGGGCTTGAGTTCCCTCGAAAAACCCTGCAAAGAATTATAAAAAATGACTATGCTGTTTACCTTTCATGTTTGGTCCCGAAAATTAAGGAGATGTTTCCTGTAGAGTATAAAGACGAAGAAAAAATTGGAAACAAAACTTACCTACACTATTCTTATTATGCTTTCATATCAAACCTTTCGAAGCTCAAACCAGTCGTATTGCTGATAGATGACATACAATGGATGAGCAGCGAATCACTGGAACTTTTAAAGTATTTAGTAAGAAGAACGCATGAATCTCCAATACTGATAGTGGCGACTGAAAGAGCATACGGAAATGGCAAAAGCGCCAAATTTTCTGAAAAAGAACTTTTACCTGAAAATTCAGTTCTATTGATTGAACTTAGCAATTTAGCACAAAACGATGTAAAAAAATTTCTGGACGCAAAATTTAAAAGCAATTATTTAAACGATTTTCAGAATTGGCTTTATTCTCTTACAAAGGGGAATCCCCTTTTTGTGGAGAGAATTCTCGAAGTTTTGATAAACAGAAATGTCTTTAAACAGGCAAACGGAGAATGGGTGGTTAGCGAAGAGTACAAGGATTTTCAGATCCCTAAAACCCTTGAAAGTGTTTTAGGCAGTCATCTGTCTGAATTGTCGCCTGTTGAAAAGAAGATTATCGAAAGCGCTTCAGTTATAGGAGAAAATTTCGATCTTTCTATACTAAGAGAACTGCAGAAAACCATGCCTCAGGATCAATTCACTGATACATGCGAAAATCTTAAACACCTCAACCTGCTGACTTACTCAGGAACTTCAGGGGTTTTTTCGCATCCTCTCATCAGGGAGCTGATATACGAGAGGATGAAAATCACTACGAGGCGTGAAACGCACAGAAGACTTGCCTCTATCCTGAAAAGCAATAAATCTCAAAAAGCAGAAATCTCCCGACATTTGACAAAAGATCTTTCCGAGGACGAGATCACAAAAGAGCTGGCGTTATATTTGTACGAGATTTCCGAGAAATTTTTTGAAAACTACGATTACAAACTTGCGTGGGAAAACATTAAAATCGCAAGAGAGATATCATCGAAAACCGACGTTCCGGATGAAAAAAAAGCACTCCTGGAATCCGAATACAATTACATTGCCTGGGTTTTGGGAAAGACGGAATCGAAAAAAACTGACGGAAAAAAACTTCTGAGAGACCTTGAAAAGTACGGATTTACAGAACAAGCGGCAAAATATTGCCGGATGAGGTTTCACAGCAGTCTTTCAGATCAGAATTTTGCCGAGGCGGAGGAATGTCTGAACAAAGCTTTCACTTTTGCCAAAGATAAAAGTGAAATTCACTGGATGCTGTCAGCTGATAAATGTTTGTTTATGAGAAGAAAGGGACTTTTAAATGAGTCGAAAGAATTGTCAAAAAAACTGATTTCTGAAATACCTGAAGACGCCGCGCCGTTATCGTTATACAAAGCCTGCTCAAACATAGGACTTGTCCTGTATCTGAAAGGTCAATACAAAAGCGCCCGTGAATACATTACAAAAGCACTGAACATAGCAAAAAAAAACCGTTTTCTTGATTATATCTCCGAATGTTATTCCAACCTGGGGCTCATAGAAATATCACTTGGCAGACTTGATTCCGCTCTTTCAAACCTGAATATCGCGCTGGAACAGGCGCAATCACTCGATCTGGATCAGTCGATGGGAATCGACCTTTTTTACATGGGAAACTGTTATGAAATTTTAGGCGAGTTGGATATAGCCAGAAGATATTACGAATTTGCTCTGCAAAAGGCGGAAAAAATAGACAATTCAAGATTGTGCGCCTCAATTCAGACTCAAAAGGCGATTCTGCTTGCTGAAAAGGGGGATATCGAAGATGCGGACGCGATTATAAAAAAAATAAATCAGAAAGCCTTGGATAAAGGAGCGCGTTGCGGTTATTTAACCGTAAACGGATTATTATATTTGAAAAAAAACGATTACGATTTGTCTGAAAAATACCTGGATGAAGCACTTAAAACAGCAAAAAAACTCGCGATAAAATCAAGGCAGATAAAAGCGCTTGCGATAAAAAATATATTGTTGTTGAAAAGAAATAAAAA encodes the following:
- a CDS encoding AAA family ATPase, whose translation is MENAFVGRQKEFIELEKYLEEAVNFNGKAVLIKGETGVGKTTLLKKFSDYVREQNLNLLNAKSYMDDVGGYTPFIRSLEDFIEGLEFPRKTLQRIIKNDYAVYLSCLVPKIKEMFPVEYKDEEKIGNKTYLHYSYYAFISNLSKLKPVVLLIDDIQWMSSESLELLKYLVRRTHESPILIVATERAYGNGKSAKFSEKELLPENSVLLIELSNLAQNDVKKFLDAKFKSNYLNDFQNWLYSLTKGNPLFVERILEVLINRNVFKQANGEWVVSEEYKDFQIPKTLESVLGSHLSELSPVEKKIIESASVIGENFDLSILRELQKTMPQDQFTDTCENLKHLNLLTYSGTSGVFSHPLIRELIYERMKITTRRETHRRLASILKSNKSQKAEISRHLTKDLSEDEITKELALYLYEISEKFFENYDYKLAWENIKIAREISSKTDVPDEKKALLESEYNYIAWVLGKTESKKTDGKKLLRDLEKYGFTEQAAKYCRMRFHSSLSDQNFAEAEECLNKAFTFAKDKSEIHWMLSADKCLFMRRKGLLNESKELSKKLISEIPEDAAPLSLYKACSNIGLVLYLKGQYKSAREYITKALNIAKKNRFLDYISECYSNLGLIEISLGRLDSALSNLNIALEQAQSLDLDQSMGIDLFYMGNCYEILGELDIARRYYEFALQKAEKIDNSRLCASIQTQKAILLAEKGDIEDADAIIKKINQKALDKGARCGYLTVNGLLYLKKNDYDLSEKYLDEALKTAKKLAIKSRQIKALAIKNILLLKRNKKKQALESYEKTRKSALKHKEKIVFKSLPIDFGLELGGKKGEKIFFEGMDMLYDIGARKAVENLIPSMKKAGFKNALKKATENTSAFMDQKIEVYTFGGLYVKKPGEYNFVSLKEWKLAKSKELLAMLLLSSSGCNYTREMMTSELWPEADMKKGSNNFRVVLNQLINVVGEKIVLREGDTVKLDKEKLDADYFRFEKSLLDWKSQKRKINFYAAEKSALLAAEIYKGIFLPEFYFEKAVEKQRELQASMREILLWLSELNLQRLELKKAAEFAQRMLAMDSCDEQAGRIIMRCMLGQGDRIGAIKYFEFMKKSLNEEYGVEPSSETIELYKKICSDSERI